In the Flavobacterium pallidum genome, one interval contains:
- a CDS encoding DUF7619 domain-containing protein has product MKKFYFFVFGLSFCLSVNAQAINFTDPVFKAKLLASNSANMNAMGTNNQGMIVDTNGDLEIDQTEALAVAGLNLFNVGLTSLGGIEYFTNLKMLDCSTNNLTSLNIGMLSNLQRLYCNNNALGQIDLNGLGNLLLLRCSATGITSLDLNLVPNLTVLISNNNNIPDLLDNLPVLHSLLTFGCRQCGISGPINLTAHPQLQYLDVSLNAITGLQLDGLTELRDITCENNNLTTLDITSLPKVQQLYLNSNQLETLFLKNGKLTESYLRFDFNPSVKYICADENRINGIKSLAIQYGFTSCEVNSYCSFEPGGAFYNITGNTTYDIDGNGCEATDPNVLLRLVFSDGSNTGRYFNNTTDNYSYPVQAGTHTITPVPEYPSYFSVSPPTATVAFPATVSPFVQDFCLSANGQHNDLEINLIARTLRPGFNSRYKIICKNNGTHVQSGTLHFNFNDLIMELLSTDTTPSVQAENMLSWDFEGLQPFETTEISFVMHINSTTDNPPVNSGEIVSCDASVQSSLIDETPQDNQISIIQNVVNSLDPNDKTCLEGNTIAPEMIGKYVHYIIRFENTGTANAENIVVKDIIDTSKFDIASLIPVDGSHPFITRITDTNKVEFIFQNIQLPFDDANNDGYVAFKIKTKPTLVVGNTFSNTASIYFDYNAPILTNTTTTAIQVLGMDDFNFDSDFTLYPNPVRDILSIKSKDNVRINSISVYNVLGQLLQSVTHPMEKIDVSGLEAGNYIVRIYSEKGTSAAKFIKQ; this is encoded by the coding sequence ATGAAGAAATTTTACTTTTTTGTTTTTGGATTGTCTTTTTGTTTATCCGTAAATGCACAGGCAATTAACTTTACCGATCCTGTGTTCAAAGCAAAACTTCTTGCTTCAAATAGTGCAAATATGAATGCCATGGGTACTAATAATCAGGGTATGATTGTAGATACCAACGGAGATTTGGAAATTGATCAGACTGAAGCGCTGGCCGTTGCAGGATTGAATCTTTTCAATGTAGGATTGACCTCATTGGGAGGAATCGAATATTTTACCAATCTGAAAATGCTCGATTGCAGTACAAATAATCTTACTTCCCTTAATATCGGAATGCTGTCAAACCTCCAGCGCCTTTACTGCAACAATAATGCGCTGGGGCAAATCGACCTGAATGGATTGGGGAATCTTTTGTTGTTGCGGTGTTCGGCTACAGGCATTACCAGTTTAGACCTGAACCTTGTGCCCAATTTAACGGTGCTGATCAGTAATAATAATAATATACCGGATCTTTTGGACAATCTACCGGTACTGCACTCGCTCCTCACTTTCGGCTGTCGCCAATGCGGAATTTCTGGCCCCATAAACCTTACTGCGCATCCCCAGCTTCAATACCTTGATGTGAGCCTCAATGCCATCACCGGATTGCAGCTCGATGGTTTAACTGAACTGAGGGATATTACCTGTGAAAATAATAATCTGACGACACTGGATATCACTTCCCTTCCTAAAGTCCAGCAGCTTTACCTCAATTCAAATCAATTGGAAACGTTATTCCTGAAAAATGGTAAATTGACGGAGTCATATCTCAGATTCGATTTTAATCCATCTGTCAAGTACATTTGTGCTGATGAAAATCGAATCAATGGCATCAAATCCTTGGCAATCCAATATGGTTTCACTTCCTGTGAAGTCAATTCATATTGCTCGTTCGAGCCAGGAGGCGCTTTTTATAATATTACGGGAAATACGACTTACGATATAGATGGTAACGGCTGTGAGGCAACTGATCCAAATGTGTTGCTCAGGCTCGTATTTTCTGATGGTAGCAACACGGGCAGATATTTCAACAATACTACCGATAATTATTCTTATCCTGTGCAGGCAGGCACACACACGATTACTCCCGTTCCGGAATATCCTTCCTATTTTAGTGTAAGTCCGCCAACTGCTACAGTTGCTTTTCCGGCTACTGTCAGTCCATTCGTTCAAGATTTCTGCCTTTCAGCCAATGGCCAACACAATGACCTTGAAATAAATCTAATTGCAAGGACGCTTAGGCCAGGCTTTAATTCACGTTACAAAATCATCTGTAAAAATAACGGAACCCATGTGCAATCGGGCACGCTTCATTTCAACTTCAACGATTTGATTATGGAACTCTTAAGCACCGATACTACGCCGTCAGTTCAGGCTGAAAATATGCTCAGTTGGGATTTCGAAGGTTTACAGCCATTTGAAACTACGGAGATATCATTTGTGATGCATATTAATTCTACTACGGATAATCCTCCGGTGAATAGTGGAGAAATTGTTTCTTGTGACGCATCTGTTCAATCTTCACTGATTGATGAAACACCGCAAGACAATCAAATAAGTATCATTCAAAATGTTGTCAATTCCTTAGATCCGAATGATAAAACGTGTCTTGAAGGCAATACTATTGCACCGGAAATGATTGGAAAATATGTACATTATATCATCCGTTTTGAAAATACGGGAACAGCCAATGCTGAAAATATAGTGGTAAAAGATATAATTGATACTTCAAAATTTGATATTGCATCTTTAATTCCAGTTGACGGAAGCCATCCTTTTATTACAAGGATTACTGATACGAATAAAGTCGAATTCATCTTTCAAAATATACAGCTTCCTTTTGATGATGCCAATAATGACGGTTACGTTGCTTTCAAAATCAAGACCAAGCCCACGTTGGTTGTAGGAAATACTTTCAGCAATACAGCCAGTATTTATTTTGATTATAATGCACCGATTCTTACCAATACGACGACGACGGCAATCCAGGTTTTAGGGATGGATGATTTTAACTTCGACAGTGATTTTACCTTATACCCAAATCCGGTGCGTGATATTTTAAGCATCAAATCTAAAGATAACGTCCGGATCAATTCCATTTCTGTTTATAATGTTTTGGGGCAGTTGCTTCAGTCCGTGACCCATCCGATGGAGAAAATCGATGTTTCCGGTTTGGAAGCGGGAAATTATATTGTCAGGATATATTCTGAAAAAGGAACTTCAGCCGCGAAATTTATCAAGCAATAA
- a CDS encoding DUF7619 domain-containing protein, whose protein sequence is MRKFPFFVFLFFIIGVNGQTINIPDPIFKAKLLLPANDSVAKDILGNYITVDANGDGEIQVNEALQVYKLGLHASNISSLTGIEAFTNLTYITCQNNQITSLDVSSMPNLYYLDCSYNQITSLDVSGLANLYHLDCNYNQITSLNVSGTSDLYHLDCSHDQITNLDLTGLSNLRYLYANNNQLQTLNMSGLTYMFDFNASYNNQLDVLDFVGMTSVNSLRCDGCGLNSLNISGVNIQTLYCSYNQLTTLDLSAAISLSVIDVNYNSFTSLDLSGLIHLYGLNCMNNLLTTLNTQDLTNLHVIRCQSNQFETLDLSNCKLLTEIYAQDNSQLKSLFIKNGRYQGTVNFTNDNQLNYICADENEITYIRNHLYGIGLYNSCEVNTYCSFTPGGTFYTIQGKNIFDADLNGCDANDPTFPRLKYNVTNGTTEATFTSDNSGNYMIATPSGNQVVTLILENPSYFVVSPPDFSVNFPSTASPSLHDFCISPNGTHPDLEISLVPIDVARPGFDANYKIIYKNKGTHAQSGSINMSFDDTILEVTDANPDTVGPSPESLVWTFTDLQPFESRTIYITINLNSPVETPSLQGGEILHYTVAISSSQTDETPADNTFTLNQTVVNSLDPNDKTCLEGNTVSPDMVGKYVHYMIRFENTGTANAENIVVKDMIDTSKFDISSLIPLDGSHPFTTRISDTNKVEFIFENIQLPFDDANNDGYVAFKIKTGPTLVVGNTFSNTANIYFDYNAPIVTNTATTAIQVLGTDDFDFNTQFTLFPNPVNDTLKIKSKDNTIIHSISVYNILGQLILTVANPMENINVSELTAGNYIISIITDKGKASSKFIKR, encoded by the coding sequence ATGAGAAAATTTCCATTTTTCGTTTTTTTGTTCTTTATAATAGGAGTTAATGGTCAGACTATAAATATCCCCGACCCCATTTTCAAAGCAAAATTGTTATTGCCTGCTAATGATAGTGTTGCTAAAGATATATTAGGTAATTATATTACTGTTGATGCGAATGGCGATGGTGAAATACAAGTGAACGAAGCGTTGCAGGTATACAAGTTGGGACTTCATGCGTCAAACATATCGTCCTTAACCGGAATTGAAGCATTCACAAACCTGACATATATCACATGCCAGAATAATCAGATTACGTCGCTGGATGTTTCCAGTATGCCCAATCTGTATTATCTGGATTGCAGTTATAACCAGATTACGTCGCTGGATGTTTCTGGTCTGGCCAATCTTTATCATCTGGATTGCAATTATAACCAGATTACGTCGCTGAATGTTTCCGGTACGTCCGATCTTTATCATCTGGATTGCTCTCATGACCAGATTACAAACCTGGATTTGACAGGCTTAAGTAATTTAAGGTATTTATATGCCAATAACAACCAATTGCAAACGCTGAACATGTCCGGACTAACCTATATGTTCGATTTTAATGCGAGTTATAACAACCAGCTTGATGTTCTGGATTTTGTTGGAATGACGTCTGTTAATTCACTCAGGTGTGACGGTTGTGGACTAAATTCACTTAATATTTCCGGGGTGAATATCCAGACACTTTATTGTTCTTATAATCAACTCACCACGCTGGACCTCAGTGCGGCGATTTCTTTAAGTGTGATTGATGTAAATTACAATAGCTTCACATCACTGGATCTCAGTGGACTGATACACCTCTACGGATTAAATTGCATGAATAACCTGTTAACCACCTTGAATACGCAGGACTTGACGAACCTTCATGTTATACGCTGCCAAAGCAATCAATTTGAAACACTTGATTTAAGCAATTGTAAATTGCTGACAGAAATTTATGCACAGGACAATTCGCAACTCAAAAGCCTTTTCATCAAGAATGGGCGTTATCAGGGTACTGTCAATTTTACTAATGATAACCAACTGAATTATATATGTGCGGATGAAAACGAGATCACATATATTCGTAATCATCTCTATGGCATTGGCCTATACAATAGCTGTGAAGTGAATACTTACTGTTCTTTTACTCCCGGCGGCACGTTTTATACTATACAGGGAAAGAATATTTTTGACGCTGATCTCAATGGTTGTGATGCAAACGATCCGACATTTCCACGTTTAAAATATAATGTAACAAATGGGACTACTGAAGCTACTTTTACTTCCGACAATTCAGGGAATTACATGATTGCCACGCCATCCGGTAATCAGGTTGTTACGTTAATACTTGAAAATCCGTCATATTTTGTTGTGTCGCCGCCAGACTTTTCAGTTAATTTTCCATCAACGGCCAGTCCAAGTTTGCATGATTTCTGTATTTCACCTAACGGCACCCACCCTGATCTTGAAATTTCACTAGTACCGATTGATGTGGCAAGACCCGGCTTCGACGCAAATTATAAAATTATATACAAAAACAAAGGTACCCATGCACAATCCGGGTCAATAAACATGTCATTTGACGATACAATTCTTGAAGTTACTGATGCGAATCCTGACACTGTCGGACCATCTCCGGAATCATTGGTTTGGACATTTACAGATTTACAGCCTTTTGAATCAAGAACCATTTATATCACAATTAATCTAAATTCTCCTGTTGAAACGCCATCTTTACAAGGCGGTGAGATCCTGCATTATACCGTCGCGATTTCATCTTCCCAAACTGATGAAACGCCTGCAGACAACACCTTTACCCTAAACCAAACCGTCGTCAATTCTTTGGATCCAAACGACAAAACCTGTCTCGAAGGCAATACTGTTTCGCCGGATATGGTTGGGAAATACGTACATTATATGATCCGGTTTGAAAATACGGGAACAGCCAATGCTGAAAATATCGTTGTAAAAGACATGATTGACACTTCAAAATTTGATATTTCATCTTTGATTCCGCTTGACGGCAGCCATCCGTTCACGACGCGCATTTCTGACACCAATAAAGTGGAATTCATTTTTGAAAATATTCAGTTGCCTTTTGACGATGCCAACAATGATGGCTACGTTGCTTTCAAAATTAAAACGGGACCTACACTTGTTGTTGGAAATACATTCAGCAATACAGCTAATATTTATTTTGATTATAATGCACCGATTGTAACTAACACTGCTACAACTGCGATTCAGGTTTTAGGGACAGATGATTTTGATTTTAACACTCAATTTACATTATTCCCAAACCCTGTAAATGATACGCTGAAAATTAAATCAAAAGACAATACGATAATTCATTCCATTTCGGTTTATAATATTTTGGGGCAATTGATTTTAACAGTTGCAAATCCCATGGAAAATATTAACGTTTCTGAATTGACAGCAGGAAATTATATCATTAGTATTATTACGGATAAGGGCAAGGCTTCGTCGAAATTTATTAAAAGGTAA
- the rpsA gene encoding 30S ribosomal protein S1 has translation MSEQTKTQAEFLENFNWHNFQEGIDAVDEKNLQEFEELVDKTFISTDQEEVVEGVVVRITDRDAIVDINAKSEGVISLNEFRYNPNLKVGDKVEVLIDIREDKTGQLVLSHRKARTIKAWDRVINANETGEIVNGFVKCRTKGGMIVDVFGIEAFLPGSQIDVKPIRDYDQYVNKMMEFKVVKINHEFKNVVVSHKALIEADIEVQKKEIIGQLQKGQVLEGVVKNITSYGVFIDLGGVDGLIHITDLSWSRINHPSEVLELDQKLNVVILDFDDEKTRIQLGLKQLNAHPWDALDANLKVGDKVKGKVVVIADYGAFIEVAEGVEGLIHVSEMSWSTHLRSAQDFVKVGDTVEAVILTLDREDRKMSLGIKQLSQDPWTDITSKYPVGSKHTGIVRNFTNFGVFVELEEGIDGLIYISDLSWTKKIKHPSEFVSVGEKLEVVVLELDVDGRKLSLGHKQTQANPWDKYEDSFAVGTVHNGTISEIVDKGATVEFGDDIVAFIPSRHLEKEDGKKLKKGEVADFKVIEFNKEFKRVVASHTAIFREEEEKNAKAASDAVTSNNNNASASTLGDNNDILAELKAKMEKGEK, from the coding sequence ATGTCTGAACAAACAAAAACACAAGCGGAATTTTTAGAGAACTTTAACTGGCACAACTTCCAGGAAGGAATTGATGCTGTTGACGAAAAAAACCTACAGGAATTCGAAGAATTGGTAGACAAGACTTTCATCTCAACAGATCAGGAAGAAGTAGTGGAAGGTGTTGTAGTAAGGATCACTGACCGTGACGCTATTGTTGACATCAACGCGAAATCTGAAGGAGTTATCTCTTTGAACGAATTCCGTTACAATCCAAACCTGAAAGTAGGTGACAAAGTAGAAGTATTGATTGACATCCGTGAGGACAAAACAGGTCAGTTGGTTCTTTCGCACAGAAAAGCACGTACGATCAAAGCATGGGATCGCGTAATCAACGCAAACGAAACAGGAGAAATCGTAAACGGTTTTGTAAAATGCAGGACTAAAGGCGGTATGATCGTTGACGTTTTCGGAATTGAGGCTTTCCTTCCGGGTTCACAAATTGACGTAAAACCAATCCGTGATTACGATCAGTATGTAAACAAGATGATGGAATTCAAAGTAGTGAAAATCAACCACGAATTCAAAAACGTAGTGGTTTCTCACAAAGCGCTTATCGAAGCGGATATTGAAGTACAGAAAAAAGAAATTATCGGTCAATTGCAAAAAGGACAGGTACTTGAAGGCGTTGTGAAAAACATCACTTCTTACGGAGTATTCATCGACCTTGGAGGTGTTGACGGATTGATCCACATCACTGACCTTTCATGGTCACGTATCAACCACCCAAGCGAAGTTCTTGAATTAGATCAGAAACTGAACGTGGTAATCCTTGATTTCGATGATGAGAAAACAAGAATCCAATTGGGTCTTAAGCAATTGAACGCACACCCATGGGATGCGCTTGATGCTAACCTGAAAGTAGGTGATAAAGTAAAAGGTAAGGTAGTCGTTATCGCTGATTACGGTGCATTTATCGAAGTAGCTGAAGGTGTTGAAGGTTTAATCCACGTATCTGAAATGTCATGGTCTACGCACCTGCGTTCGGCTCAGGATTTCGTAAAAGTTGGTGATACTGTAGAGGCAGTTATCCTTACTTTGGACCGTGAAGACCGTAAGATGTCCTTAGGCATCAAGCAACTGTCACAGGATCCATGGACTGATATCACTTCTAAATACCCTGTAGGTTCCAAGCACACAGGAATCGTTCGTAACTTCACCAACTTCGGTGTATTCGTAGAATTGGAAGAAGGAATTGATGGTTTAATTTACATCTCTGATTTGTCATGGACTAAGAAAATCAAACACCCATCTGAGTTTGTTAGCGTTGGCGAAAAACTTGAGGTTGTAGTACTTGAACTTGATGTTGACGGACGTAAACTATCTTTGGGCCACAAACAAACCCAGGCCAACCCTTGGGATAAGTATGAGGATTCCTTCGCAGTGGGCACCGTTCATAACGGGACCATCTCAGAAATCGTTGACAAAGGCGCTACTGTAGAATTCGGAGACGATATCGTTGCTTTCATCCCTTCACGTCACCTTGAGAAAGAAGACGGAAAGAAATTGAAAAAAGGCGAAGTAGCTGATTTCAAGGTAATCGAGTTCAATAAGGAATTTAAGAGGGTTGTAGCTTCGCATACTGCTATCTTCCGTGAGGAAGAAGAGAAAAACGCGAAAGCGGCCAGCGACGCTGTTACTTCTAACAATAACAATGCTTCTGCATCTACGTTAGGTGACAACAACGACATTCTTGCTGAATTGAAAGCGAAGATGGAAAAAGGAGAGAAATAA
- a CDS encoding nucleoside permease has product MSIKFRLTAMSFLQFFVWGAWLITVGNYWFATKQWSGEQFGAIFSTLGLSSIIMPAITGIIADKWINAEKLYGILHILGGVALFYIPQVQDPTTFYWVIFAAMLCYMPTISLSNSVAYNVLKNNQYDVIKVFPPIRVWGTVGFIAAMWLTNLTDNKASANMFYIAAVAAIALGIYSFSLPKCPPQKLISENATLAQKLGLDAFKLFGTYKMALFFMFSMFLGAALQLTNMYGDVFLSEFGKMPEYAESIIVKKSTLIMSISQISETLFILAIPFFLKRFGIKRVMLISMFAWVLRFGLFAYGNPADGLWMIVLSCIVYGMAFDFFNISGSLFVETTTDSKIRSSAQGLFMMMSNGFGAFFGGLISGYVIDTYFTHDGARDWHNIWLSFAGYALVIAVLFGLMFKHKHVPEDVAEIAH; this is encoded by the coding sequence ATGAGTATAAAATTTAGGCTTACGGCCATGAGCTTCCTGCAGTTTTTTGTTTGGGGAGCGTGGCTGATTACTGTCGGGAATTACTGGTTTGCTACCAAACAATGGAGTGGTGAGCAATTTGGGGCGATTTTTTCCACACTTGGATTATCATCTATCATCATGCCTGCTATCACAGGGATAATTGCAGACAAATGGATTAATGCCGAAAAACTTTACGGCATACTTCACATCCTTGGCGGGGTCGCCTTATTTTACATTCCGCAGGTTCAGGATCCAACAACGTTTTACTGGGTTATATTTGCAGCAATGCTATGTTATATGCCAACGATTTCACTTTCGAATTCGGTAGCATACAATGTGCTGAAAAACAATCAGTACGATGTGATAAAAGTGTTTCCACCCATCAGGGTTTGGGGAACGGTTGGTTTCATTGCGGCTATGTGGCTGACCAATTTAACCGACAATAAAGCGTCTGCCAATATGTTCTACATTGCCGCTGTAGCCGCCATTGCACTTGGAATTTATTCTTTCAGTCTGCCCAAATGCCCGCCGCAAAAACTGATTTCTGAGAATGCTACTTTAGCTCAGAAACTGGGACTGGATGCCTTCAAATTGTTCGGGACTTATAAAATGGCGTTGTTCTTTATGTTTTCAATGTTCTTAGGGGCTGCGCTGCAATTGACCAATATGTATGGTGACGTATTCCTTTCCGAGTTCGGGAAAATGCCGGAATATGCGGAAAGTATCATCGTAAAGAAATCAACGTTGATTATGTCTATTTCGCAGATTTCAGAAACCTTGTTTATCCTTGCGATTCCTTTCTTTTTGAAACGGTTTGGAATCAAGCGCGTGATGCTGATTTCGATGTTTGCCTGGGTATTGCGTTTCGGTTTGTTTGCGTACGGAAATCCTGCCGATGGATTGTGGATGATCGTATTGTCGTGTATCGTTTACGGAATGGCATTCGATTTCTTCAATATCTCGGGATCACTGTTTGTAGAAACGACTACCGATTCCAAAATCCGTTCTTCAGCCCAGGGATTATTTATGATGATGTCCAACGGATTTGGTGCCTTCTTTGGCGGATTGATCAGCGGTTATGTGATCGATACTTATTTCACCCACGATGGCGCGAGGGACTGGCATAACATCTGGCTTTCATTTGCAGGTTATGCTTTGGTGATCGCTGTTTTGTTTGGATTGATGTTCAAGCATAAGCACGTGCCGGAAGATGTGGCGGAGATAGCGCATTAA
- the cmk gene encoding (d)CMP kinase, with amino-acid sequence MKKITIAIDGFSSTGKSTIAKQLAKHLGYVYVDTGAMYRAVAYFAMQNGYIDKEFFDKDTLIASLPYIKLHFVFNAELGFGEMYLNDVNVEKEIRTIEVSGFVSKVAEVSEVRAKLVEQQQQMGKDKGIVMDGRDIGTVVFPDAELKIFMTASAATRAQRRYDELKAKGDSVSYDEVLKNVEERDYIDTHRDDSPLVKADGAYEIDNSDLTREEQFETVLGLVKELDN; translated from the coding sequence ATGAAAAAAATCACCATCGCCATTGACGGCTTCTCATCCACCGGAAAAAGTACTATTGCAAAACAGCTCGCGAAACATTTGGGCTATGTTTATGTCGATACGGGTGCGATGTATCGCGCAGTGGCTTATTTCGCGATGCAGAATGGTTATATAGACAAGGAATTTTTTGATAAGGACACTTTGATTGCGAGCCTTCCGTATATTAAGCTTCATTTTGTTTTCAATGCGGAATTGGGGTTTGGTGAAATGTATTTGAACGATGTCAATGTTGAAAAGGAAATCCGTACGATTGAAGTGTCGGGATTTGTGAGCAAGGTTGCCGAAGTTTCTGAAGTTCGTGCCAAACTGGTCGAGCAACAGCAACAAATGGGCAAAGACAAAGGCATCGTAATGGATGGCCGTGATATCGGAACCGTTGTTTTTCCCGATGCCGAATTGAAGATATTCATGACTGCCAGCGCCGCCACCCGCGCGCAGAGGCGGTATGACGAACTCAAAGCCAAAGGCGACAGCGTTTCTTATGACGAAGTCCTCAAAAACGTTGAAGAGCGCGATTATATTGATACCCACCGTGACGATTCCCCATTGGTAAAGGCGGATGGGGCTTATGAGATTGACAATTCGGATTTGACGCGGGAGGAGCAATTCGAAACGGTACTCGGACTCGTTAAGGAATTAGATAATTAG
- the porQ gene encoding type IX secretion system protein PorQ: MFKNRLTCIVFLISAASFGQIGGKSVYQFLSLITSPRQSALGGKILTLYDYDVNQAFFNPATINPAMDNRLSMNYGSLFGEVTYGTAAYAYTYDRHVQTFHGGINYVNYGTFQGTDENGNRTADFTGSEIALSFGYAYNIPYSDFYVGANAKLISSTLETYNSFGAAADLGALYIDEDNDVNWAFVIRNIGTQITTYAGTREKLPLEVMFGVSQEMENVPIRWHVTLENLQQWQIAFSNPARAEGSIDGGSTPEKISIFNNALRHVILGAELFPKKGFNLRVGYNFRRAEELRLLEQRNFSGISVGFGLKINKLKFDYSYSRYTLAANTSLFGLTINFGDED; the protein is encoded by the coding sequence ATGTTTAAAAACCGACTTACCTGCATCGTATTCCTTATCTCTGCTGCTTCCTTTGGTCAGATAGGTGGGAAATCGGTTTACCAGTTCCTGAGCCTGATAACATCGCCACGGCAGTCGGCTTTGGGTGGTAAAATCCTGACGCTGTATGACTATGATGTCAACCAGGCGTTCTTTAACCCGGCTACGATAAACCCTGCGATGGACAACAGGCTGTCGATGAATTACGGCAGTTTGTTCGGGGAAGTGACTTATGGCACGGCGGCTTATGCGTATACGTATGACCGGCATGTGCAAACGTTCCATGGCGGGATCAATTATGTCAATTACGGTACATTTCAGGGAACGGATGAAAATGGAAACCGGACGGCGGATTTTACAGGGAGTGAGATCGCGCTGTCGTTTGGGTATGCTTATAATATCCCGTATTCGGATTTTTATGTAGGGGCGAATGCAAAATTGATTTCGTCTACTTTGGAAACGTATAATTCTTTTGGCGCCGCCGCAGATTTGGGCGCGCTCTACATCGATGAGGACAATGATGTGAACTGGGCGTTTGTGATCCGGAATATCGGGACGCAGATTACGACCTATGCCGGGACGCGTGAGAAATTGCCTTTGGAAGTCATGTTCGGCGTGTCGCAGGAAATGGAAAACGTACCAATCCGCTGGCATGTGACGCTCGAGAATTTACAGCAATGGCAGATCGCTTTTTCGAATCCGGCGCGTGCTGAAGGTTCTATTGACGGCGGTTCGACTCCGGAAAAGATATCTATTTTTAATAATGCCTTGCGCCACGTCATACTTGGTGCGGAATTGTTTCCCAAGAAAGGTTTTAACCTGCGTGTAGGCTATAATTTCAGGAGGGCAGAGGAGCTTCGGCTTCTGGAACAGCGTAATTTCTCGGGGATTTCCGTCGGTTTCGGATTAAAGATCAACAAATTGAAATTTGATTATTCTTATTCACGATATACCTTGGCAGCCAATACGAGTTTATTTGGGTTGACGATTAATTTTGGAGATGAAGATTAA